From Alienimonas californiensis, a single genomic window includes:
- a CDS encoding helix-turn-helix domain-containing protein, whose translation MPVQREIDFDALAEELPEAWIDHAWEGDPHVSPPQALFRGPEVRDAAGYDRIPLAVVREYGACALTMGVLRRHLNVADNQAFPSVQRIAALTGYSERTVQRQLEKLQGRGDGEPGEGLIYHRGWQGAKVYRFTERALAAYAIGPRPSGQGRDGFAVLPRWVSRFDWSPKTRLLYAYLVSRVCALLAQWRQCVNGELDDEHSDHRWLRLAPALDPAEIEDRLEFAPQTIIAGIRQLHWDRLILVLPRSDEDEWYGEYQFLLGPAPDLNNLPSEPEVRPRRRARRRRNFLEGLLDQPVPRPPDHKPR comes from the coding sequence GTGCCCGTCCAACGAGAGATCGACTTCGACGCCCTCGCCGAAGAACTTCCTGAGGCCTGGATCGACCATGCTTGGGAAGGGGATCCGCACGTATCCCCTCCGCAGGCCCTCTTCCGGGGACCCGAAGTCCGCGACGCCGCGGGCTACGACCGCATTCCGCTCGCGGTCGTTCGAGAGTACGGGGCGTGCGCCCTGACGATGGGCGTCCTACGCCGGCATCTGAACGTGGCGGACAATCAGGCCTTCCCGAGCGTGCAGCGGATCGCAGCCCTCACTGGATATTCTGAACGGACCGTGCAACGCCAGCTCGAGAAACTCCAGGGCCGCGGCGACGGCGAGCCCGGTGAGGGACTGATCTACCATCGCGGGTGGCAGGGGGCGAAAGTCTACCGGTTCACTGAGCGGGCATTGGCGGCCTACGCGATCGGTCCCCGCCCGAGCGGCCAGGGACGCGACGGCTTCGCCGTGCTCCCGCGTTGGGTCTCGCGTTTCGACTGGTCGCCGAAGACTCGGTTGCTGTACGCCTACTTGGTGAGTCGTGTGTGCGCGCTGCTGGCTCAGTGGCGACAATGCGTGAATGGCGAACTGGACGACGAGCATTCGGATCATCGTTGGCTCCGCCTCGCCCCAGCACTCGACCCGGCGGAAATCGAGGACCGACTAGAGTTCGCCCCGCAGACGATCATCGCCGGGATCAGACAGTTGCATTGGGATCGGTTGATCTTGGTGCTGCCGAGGTCAGACGAGGACGAGTGGTACGGTGAGTATCAGTTCCTCTTGGGGCCGGCTCCGGATCTGAACAATCTGCCGTCAGAGCCGGAAGTTCGCCCGCGCCGCCGGGCGAGGCGGCGCCGCAACTTCTTGGAGGGGCTCCTCGACCAGCCGGTCCCACGCCCTCCGGATCACAAGCCCCGGTAG